GGTGCAGGTCCACCAGCGGCAGGGGCAGCTCCAACGTCGGCGCGATCACCTGTACGGGCGGTCCCGCGTGCTCGACAAACGTGGTGCGCAGCACCGCGTGGCGCTCCACGATCGTCTTCAGGCTCCCGTGGAGCGCCGCGAGATCCAGCAGGCCGCTGAGCTTCACGGCGGAAAGGATCGTGTATGCGCTGGCTCCGGCGTCGAAGCGATCGAGGAACCAGAGCCGCTGCTGTGCGAACGAGAGCGGGATCGGCTCAGCCGCGCTGCGGCGTGGGATCGTCGGCTCAGGGCGCGCGGCGATGCCCTCTTTTTGCATGAGCGCCTGAAGCAGCGCGCGCTTTTTTGCGGAAAGATCGTTGGTGCGTTTCGTTGGACGGCTCATCTGGCGTGGTCCTCGTCAGTAACTACCGATTCTGCGTCAAGCATGATGTCCACTTCTTCCTCCGAAAGATCCGCAAGCTCCACCAGCAAGCGGGCGATCTTCTCGACGCTGGCTCCGTGGTCAGGATCGCGCAGCAGCGTCTCGGCCAATCCGGCGACCGTCGGCGTCTCGAACATGCAGCGCAGCGGCAGATCGACCTGGAAATCCTCGCGCACCTGGGCGATGACCTGCGCTGCCAGCAGCGAGTGCCCACCCGACGCGAAGAAGTTGTCATGCACGCCCACCTGCTCAAGATCCAGCGTGTCGGCCCAGATGTCGGCCAGCACCTGCTCGACCGCATTGCGCGGCGGCACAAACGCCGTGTCGCGATCGAGACGTGCGAGGTCGGGGGCGGGTAATGCCTTGCGATCGATCTTGCCGCTCGCGGTCAGCGGCAGCGCGTCGAGCACCATAAACACGCTCGGCACCATGTACTCTGGTAGGCGCTGCCTCAGGAACTCACGGAGTTCCTGAGGAGAACAAAGAACAGAGAACAAAGAACAAGAGTCAGACGCTTCTTTGTTCCGTTGTTCTTTGTTCTGTTGTTCTACAACGTACGCCACCAGCCGCTTCTCGCCGCGCTCCTCGCACGCGACGACCACCGCCTCGCGCACGGCGGGATGCTGGCGCAGCACGGCCTCGATCTCGCCGAGCTCGATGCGGAAGCCACGAATTTTCACCTGCTGGTCGATGCGGCCCAGAAACTCGATGTTGCCGTCGCTGCGGTAGCGCGCCAGGTCGCCCGTGCGGTAGAGCCGCGACCCATGCTCACGAGCGAAGGGATCGGGAATGAAGCGCTCGGCGGTCGCATCGGGGCGGCCAAGGTAGCCGCGCGCCAGGCCGATGCCGCCGATGTGGAGCTCGCCGACCACGCCGATCGGCACCGGCTGCATGAGGCGGTCCAATACATAGAGCTGCGTGTTGGCGATCGGGCGTCCGATCGGCACGCAGCCGCGAGTGAGATAGCTGTCGTCGTCGGCGCTGTAGAGCGTGCTGGTGATCGTCGCCTCGGTGGGGCCGTAGGCGTTGTACCAGCCAACGCTCGGCCCGACAAGCTGCCGCCAGCGGGCCAGCCACTCCGGCGCGGT
Above is a window of Herpetosiphonaceae bacterium DNA encoding:
- a CDS encoding condensation domain-containing protein, with the translated sequence MSRPTKRTNDLSAKKRALLQALMQKEGIAARPEPTIPRRSAAEPIPLSFAQQRLWFLDRFDAGASAYTILSAVKLSGLLDLAALHGSLKTIVERHAVLRTTFVEHAGPPVQVIAPTLELPLPLVDLH